AAATAAGGCCGGATCCTTTTCGATCATTTCCATGATCATTTTTTGCTGCTCTTCAGGTACCCCTTTCATCTGTGACTGAAGAACCTTTTTAAGTGCAAATTGTTTTAATTTTCCAAACATAATGTGTCTGATTGTATCACAAATGTCTAATTATTTAGAGTCTTTGTAATTACTTTCTTTTCTGCCACTCTCTACCCTGTCTGACCAGCAGCTCAGATGCTCGTTCTGGCTCCTGCATTATTTCTTCAACAATCCTTTCGGCTCGCACTCCTTGTGAACCCTTAATCAAAATAACATCACCAGGCTTGATAAAAGCTTGTAACTCTCGACCAGCTCTAGCGGCATCGTCGTATTGATAGACCGTTTTGTCACTCAAGCCATTATTTAGAGACGCTTCTGCCATACTCCGCGCCCTGACTCCAACTGTAAACAAGACATCAGCACAGTGTGGCACGAATTCACCTATTTTCTCGTGTTCACGTGCCGAAAATTGACCCAACTCCAACATATCACCTAGTACAGCAATTTTGCGCTTGGCGTAACGAATCTCTTTTAAGGTGGCGAGGGCTTGGACTGTAGCAGCTGGTGATGCGTTGTATGAGTCATCAATAATCACCGTCCCTTTAATACCGGCTAATATATTCATCCGACCAGGTGGAGGCAGATATTCCTCAAGCGCCTTAGCCGCCTCTGCTACTGAGACTCCACACGAAACGGCAGTAGCAATGGCGGCGGCGCATGTATAGACATACTGCACACCAACGGCTCCCGCCACTTTAACTTCATACTTGTCACCAAGATTATCAATCACAAAACTGATTCCGGCTGGTACATCATCCCGATAGTATATCTGGTCTTTCCCAGCTAAAAAATGAGAGCTTAGATAACGACTAAAACCGATTGCTTTATGTCTGAACTCGGGTAACTTTGATTGGATAATTTCATCATCGTGGTTATAAACTATAACCCCTTCCGGATCAAGCGCGTCAACGAGTCTTAATTTTTCTTCAACTACGGCTTCAGGTGAAGCAAAATATTCAACATGTACCGGCACATCAGGCAATCTAGTCAAAACTACAATGTGTGGCTTGAGCCATTTAGTTAAATTTACCATGTCATTTGGCCTATCGATACCAGCTTCGATAATCAAATATTCAGGATAATCCTTAGCAAAAAAGGCAATAAAAAAACCGTCCACTATATTTTTAAGCCACAAAAAAGGATTGTTCCAAGCATTCGGTAAACCAAGGACAGTAAGTGGGACTCCAATTTCAGAATTAAAACTTTTCTCACTTTTCCTGGTCACATAGTGATTTTTTAAGATACTATAGATAGCATCTTTGGCGGCTGTCTTACCGACACTACCTGTTACCGCCACAATTACCGGGCGACGACGATTCAAGAGCCGTTTGGCCTCAAAAGTAAGAATTCTAACAACAACTGATTTCAAAAACTTTTTCATGTTAACGGTCAGGTGGAATGGTGTAATAATTGATTAAAAACTTTGCAATATTCATAAATGGGTCAGTTAAGGTCTCAGACGCATATCTCACCCCCTTTGGTTCTACAGTATACATGAAAACAATAAATTTTGGGTCGAAGGCTGGAAAGTAGCCAAAAAATGAGTGTAAGTAGCGATCATCGTAGTATCCGCCACCGTTAGGATTGGCAATCTGAGCTGTCCCAGTCTTGGCCCCAATGGTATGCTGTGGTAAGGATTTCTTACCATTGGCCAAAGCATCATCGACCACGATTGTAAGCATTCTGGATATTTCTTCACTAGTTCTTTCAGACAAGACCTGATCTCCTTCAGGATACCGAATCTCACGAGTTGTACCATTATCATAGATAACTTCTGAAGCTATATGCGGTGTCACTAATCGTCCTCCATTACCTAAGGTAGCCAAAGCTCTAATCGTCGCAATCGGCGTGAGAGCAATACCTTGGCCAAACGAAGCAGTAGCATATTCAACCTCTCGCGGTGAGTTAAGGTTGTCGACCAATCCATAAACTTCATTGGGTTGATCTATACCAGTCTCACTCCCTAACTTGAAATTAAGAAAATATTCTCGGAACTTATCTTTACCCATTTTCTGAGCTATGTACGAAACACCAGTGTTCAAAGATTGATTTAAAATCTCTTGCATCGGTACAGTACCACGCCCGCGACCATCATAATTGCTTATAGTCATTGAATTAAGAGTGATGGTTCCCGCATCATAATAAGTTGAATCACGAGTAATCACCCCACTATCAAGACCGGCCGCCATGGTTAAGGCTTTTATAGTCGAACCAAACTCATAAACATCTTCAACTAGCGGGTTTCTAAATTGCTCGACCGTAGAAGTTCCACGGTCATTTAGGTTATAACCAGGTACGACATCCATCGCATAGATAGCACCGGTTTTTGGATCCATTATAATGGCACCGGTCATCTTACTTTGATATTTATCGTTAGTTTCCTGCAACTGGGTACTCAGCATTCTGGCCACCACCGGCTCAATTGTCGTCACCACGTCACCCTTGGGTGACTCATCTTTCTCATAGACCGCGCGTCCTAGATTACTAAATATTTCAGCAAAGAAGTTGACTGACTGCACTTCTGTATCATGAAATAAAACTTCATCATAATAACGTTCCAAACCATATTTCCCATGCAGCTCATTTTCTGTCTCAGCACTATAGCCCACAAAGCCAATGGTTCTAGCTACTAAATCGGCACCGGGATAATATCGCCACTGATTGCGATACAACTGTACACCGTCTATATCAAGGTCTGATATCTTATCAGCCACGTCATCTGACAAAGTGGTTTCAATTTCAACATAAGTGCGATCAGGTAAGGTCGCCCGATTTATACAGCGGTCTTTAGAAATAGATAGATAAGGCAATAATTTTTCACAGACGATTGCCGCATCTTGTATCATCTCCGGATTAAATGATAATAAGTAACCAGAGCTAATTGAAGCGGCTGAAACCTTTTCGCCATCCTTGGTCGTAAAATATATTGAGCCACGGGAATACAAATCCTGTTTAGTATGAACATACTGACTCTCCGCTTTTTCTGTATATTCCTCCCCATGAACAACTTGAATCTGATATAGACGAAAAACCAAGACCAGTGCCAAAAAAAGCACTAATCCGGTTATAATGCGAATTCTTAAAACCATTTGCTGTCTCATAGCTTATTCGGAAACAGTATTATATACCAGATTTTGTTCAGACCGACTAACAAATATCTTGTTGTCACTCAATTCAAAATTATCCAAGGTAGCTACCTCTGAACTGATTTCATGACGAGCTTCTATATACGAAGCTTCCAGCTTTGCAATCTGAGAACGAAGTTCATTTAAATCATGTAATGCCTCCTTACGCATCACTACATGCATAACAGATAAGCTTAAAAAATACATATACAAAGCAATACCAACTAAAAACAAACCTACCCCTAAAGACGTGATTAAGTGATTATTCTTGGTGATTACCTTTGTATTCATGCTGTGTTTTGTCTGTTAAAAAAATTTTTCTGATAATTCTTAATTTTGCACTTCGTGCTCTGGGATTTTTGGACAACTCTTCTTCATTGGCTGTGATCGGTTTTTTGACCACTAGTTCAAATTCCTCAGTTTCAGCCAATTCCCTAAATTTGAGCTTTACTATCCGGTCTTCAATCGAATGAAAACTTATGATAGCCAACCTTCCCTCTTGCTCTAGAAAAAACGCAGCTTGATCAACAAATTTTTCTAGAACCTTAAGCTCATCATTAACGGCAATGCGTATCGCTTGGAAACTTTTAGTGGCTGGGTTGATGCTCTTTTTGTAGGCAGATTGTTTTGGTACAGCTTGGGTAATGATTTCAGCCAACTGTCTGGCGGTACTAATCGGAGTTTTTTCGCGAGCCGTTACTATCGCCTTGGCAATTCGTCGAGCAAATCGTTCGTCACCGTATCCGTATAGAACATTCGCCAAATCCTCCTCAGCCCAAGTATTAACCAAGTCATAGGCGGTAAAGATGTTATCTTCCGGCTGACCGTAGGTCATGAGAAGTGGTTCATCCGCTTGAAACGAAAAACCCTTTCCACCACCCTCAAACTGGTCTGTACGCCACCCTAAATCCGCTAAAATTGCGTCAACCTTTTTAATATGTAAAGAACCTAATATTTGTTCTAAATTTGAAAAATTATCATTCACTAGATGAATGACTGGTTTGGTTTCCTCTAATTCCTTTCTTTTGTTTAGAAAGGCAGCTTTGTCGGCATCAATACCAATATATACTCCGTTTTCATCTAAGCTTCTGCAAATTGACAATGCGTGACCTCCGCCACCATAAGTAGCATCGACAACGACACTATCTGGTTTTAGATTGAGAGCCCTGACAGCCTCAGCTTGTAAGACGGTAATATGTTTCTTCATGTCGGTAGTTGTTATAGGACACCTATTTCACCGAGTTTTTCAGCAAGCGAATCGGCTTCGATTTCTATCTTGCGTTTGTACTCAGTCCATCTTTCCTCATCCCAAATTTCGATACGATCATGTATACCTGCAAGCACTACACTTGAATTCAGGTGTGCAAAATCTTTCAAAAAGTCTGGCACGAGAATACGTCCAACTGAATCTACCTCCACCTCTACTGCTCCTGATAAGAAGAATCGATTGAAACTTCTTGTATCCGCCTGTCCGAGTGGCAGTTGACCAATCTTTTCAGTGATCTTCTGCCACTCCCGGAGCGGATATACAAAGAGACAGTTGTCGAGACCTCGGGTTACCACCAGCTTTTTCCCAAGTTCCTTACGCCATTTAGACGGTAAGGACAGCCGTTTCTTAGGATCCAACGTATGCTTGTGTTCGCCGATTAACATATCTCAACTAGTCTATACGATTCTCATCGCACATTCCACTATCTCCCACCACATCTACATTTTACACCACTTCATCCCACCTGCAACTATTT
Above is a genomic segment from Candidatus Nomurabacteria bacterium containing:
- the rsmH gene encoding 16S rRNA (cytosine(1402)-N(4))-methyltransferase RsmH, producing MKKHITVLQAEAVRALNLKPDSVVVDATYGGGGHALSICRSLDENGVYIGIDADKAAFLNKRKELEETKPVIHLVNDNFSNLEQILGSLHIKKVDAILADLGWRTDQFEGGGKGFSFQADEPLLMTYGQPEDNIFTAYDLVNTWAEEDLANVLYGYGDERFARRIAKAIVTAREKTPISTARQLAEIITQAVPKQSAYKKSINPATKSFQAIRIAVNDELKVLEKFVDQAAFFLEQEGRLAIISFHSIEDRIVKLKFRELAETEEFELVVKKPITANEEELSKNPRARSAKLRIIRKIFLTDKTQHEYKGNHQE
- a CDS encoding penicillin-binding protein 2 — its product is MRQQMVLRIRIITGLVLFLALVLVFRLYQIQVVHGEEYTEKAESQYVHTKQDLYSRGSIYFTTKDGEKVSAASISSGYLLSFNPEMIQDAAIVCEKLLPYLSISKDRCINRATLPDRTYVEIETTLSDDVADKISDLDIDGVQLYRNQWRYYPGADLVARTIGFVGYSAETENELHGKYGLERYYDEVLFHDTEVQSVNFFAEIFSNLGRAVYEKDESPKGDVVTTIEPVVARMLSTQLQETNDKYQSKMTGAIIMDPKTGAIYAMDVVPGYNLNDRGTSTVEQFRNPLVEDVYEFGSTIKALTMAAGLDSGVITRDSTYYDAGTITLNSMTISNYDGRGRGTVPMQEILNQSLNTGVSYIAQKMGKDKFREYFLNFKLGSETGIDQPNEVYGLVDNLNSPREVEYATASFGQGIALTPIATIRALATLGNGGRLVTPHIASEVIYDNGTTREIRYPEGDQVLSERTSEEISRMLTIVVDDALANGKKSLPQHTIGAKTGTAQIANPNGGGYYDDRYLHSFFGYFPAFDPKFIVFMYTVEPKGVRYASETLTDPFMNIAKFLINYYTIPPDR
- a CDS encoding UDP-N-acetylmuramoyl-tripeptide--D-alanyl-D-alanine ligase, translating into MKKFLKSVVVRILTFEAKRLLNRRRPVIVAVTGSVGKTAAKDAIYSILKNHYVTRKSEKSFNSEIGVPLTVLGLPNAWNNPFLWLKNIVDGFFIAFFAKDYPEYLIIEAGIDRPNDMVNLTKWLKPHIVVLTRLPDVPVHVEYFASPEAVVEEKLRLVDALDPEGVIVYNHDDEIIQSKLPEFRHKAIGFSRYLSSHFLAGKDQIYYRDDVPAGISFVIDNLGDKYEVKVAGAVGVQYVYTCAAAIATAVSCGVSVAEAAKALEEYLPPPGRMNILAGIKGTVIIDDSYNASPAATVQALATLKEIRYAKRKIAVLGDMLELGQFSAREHEKIGEFVPHCADVLFTVGVRARSMAEASLNNGLSDKTVYQYDDAARAGRELQAFIKPGDVILIKGSQGVRAERIVEEIMQEPERASELLVRQGREWQKRK
- the mraZ gene encoding division/cell wall cluster transcriptional repressor MraZ yields the protein MLIGEHKHTLDPKKRLSLPSKWRKELGKKLVVTRGLDNCLFVYPLREWQKITEKIGQLPLGQADTRSFNRFFLSGAVEVEVDSVGRILVPDFLKDFAHLNSSVVLAGIHDRIEIWDEERWTEYKRKIEIEADSLAEKLGEIGVL